The proteins below are encoded in one region of Garra rufa chromosome 12, GarRuf1.0, whole genome shotgun sequence:
- the ccndbp1 gene encoding cyclin-D1-binding protein 1 homolog has product MSADNSRPDVLLPLRNLCNTVKCSRDRVRDGESNECSGTFSLSNFWEILSEAVKSASQEATKLSVMFSRPPMPSEADCGKIAESVQKSVLTLSTVYFWLPKSQGVALRKAVRDATAEVLDGLVQLLEVILSSPGESLSQEQLMTTGGVWAACDQFNQLPKDNRSVVLRVLTSYVGLVKDALEEMEQALAEAQDPFGDVLDDDDDEADGRGNQDTYWSESDRQLISQCQGLMKASGASLRKLSSAVRNNGKLDTDENIAQLDDLADAAKEISPSVDDLALSLYPPVDRSSVEVNVCKLVCVLKKVLEITRSSHVCAEADVSWVQFLSGAVEHNLEKIRSLLHDCVS; this is encoded by the exons ATGAGCGCCGATAATTCACGTCCAGATGTTTTGCTGCCGTTACGAAACCTCTGTAACACCGTCAAATGCAGCAGAGATCGAGTGAGAG ATGGAGAGTCGAACGAGTGCAGCGGCACATTCAGCTTGTCAAACTTCTGGGAGATTCTGA GTGAAGCTGTTAAATCAGCGTCTCAGGAAGCAACAAAACTCAGCGTGATGTTCTCAAGGCCACCGATGCCATCAGAGGCG GACTGTGGGAAAATAGCCGAATCTGTTCAGAAGAGTGTGCTGACATTGTCTACAGTTTACTTTTGGTTACCAAAGAGCCAAG GAGTTGCGCTGAGGAAGGCGGTCAGAGACGCGACGGCGGAGGTGCTGGATGGACTCGTTCAGCTGCTGGAGGTCATTCTCTCCTCTCCTGGAGAAAG TCTGTCGCAGGAGCAGCTGATGACCACTGGAGGCGTCTGGGCCGCGTGTGACCAGTTTAACCAGCTGCCGAAAG ATAACCGCAGTGTCGTGTTGAGGGTCTTAACATCATATGTTGGTTTGGTGAAAGATGCCTTGGAGGAGATGGAGCAG GCTCTGGCTGAGGCTCAGGATCCGTTTGGGGATGTtttagatgatgatgatgatgaagcagACGGTCGTGGTAATCAGGACACGTACTGGTCAGAGTCGGACCGGCAGCTGATCTCTCAGTGTCAGGGTCTGATGAAGGCGTCCGGAGCGAGTCTGCGCAAACTCTCCTCCGCCGTCAGAAACAACGGCAAACTGGATACGGATGAGAACATCGCGCAGCTAGACGACCTCGCAGACGCGGCTAAAGAAATCAGTCCGAG CGTTGATGACCTCGCCCTCAGTCTCTACCCCCCCGTGGACCGGTCGTCCGTCGAGGTGAAC GTGTGTAAACTGGTGTGTGTGCTGAAGAAGGTGCTGGAGATCACCAG GTCCAGTCATGTCTGTGCGGAGGCTGATGTTTCCTGGGTGCAGTTTCTGAGCGGCGCCGTCGAACACAACCTGGAGAAGATCAGATCACTTCTGCACGACTGCGTCTCGTAG
- the tgm8 gene encoding protein-glutamine gamma-glutamyltransferase 2 isoform X2 — translation MRAVRTLQYRNSASQDQAVMKLDLQCVKNNTDHHTNEITVERLIVRRGQAFSLILSGERLDQNDIELTVETGPGACEQKGTLSSCSTKPQNCTSAAKGWSVKVLSGSWSSVTLSILCPPDACIGLYSLKLRSGSSACESAVTVLFNPWCKDDWVFLANEAERQEYVMNEQGTVYKGVEDYITTMSWDFGQFEEDILNICLKMLDLNPKCLKDAPEDHSARCNPIYVSRVVSAMINADDDKGVLMGKWDGSFIGGTLPSNWNSSVDILRRWFKYDCHPVKFGQCWVFAAVMCTALRCLGIPCRVVTNFESAHDTDQNLIVDEYFSDYGVRPKANKDSVWNYHVWVEGWMRRPDLSQDSFYDGWQVLDPTPQEKSSGTYCCGPAPVRAILEGHTDVKYDVPFVFGEVNADKVTWLVMANGSKKKILSDSNMVGQSISTKAVGSNNRQDITHLYKHQEGSEKERAVYDEAVKRVTDLKISETPRPNVHMKVSLEGAPLNGADIGLKLLLKSDNTKAQDLTLKMSAQVMRYTGNPAAGVWNHTTDVQLQPKSEQTIPFTVPFSAYGPKLMDNNCIKVSVIATDKSDSKEAYLAEKDVVPHSPTLTVTVSGTPMQDSEMTAEVVFENPLTAPLNNCSMTLTGSGLLKQTEQSNVVELGPGQRITLKVTFKPYRIGPKKLVANFDSSTFRDIKSSVDINVRPSTSRMAFLSFSR, via the exons ATGAGAGCAGTACGGACTTTGCAGTATAGAAACTCTGCCAGCCAAGATCAAG CTGTGATGAAATTGGATTTGCAATGTGTGAAGAACAACACCGATCACCACACCAATGAAATCACGGTGGAGCGTCTGATCGTGCGCAGAGGACAAGCCTTCAGTCTGATCCTGAGCGGCGAGCGATTAGATCAGAACGACATCGAGCTCACTGTGGAGACAg gTCCTGGTGCGTGTGAACAGAAGGGCACGCTCTCGTCCTGCAGCACAAAGCCACAAAACTGCACCAGCGCTGCTAAAGGCTGGAGTGTGAAGGTGTTGAGTGGCTCTTGGTCCTCCGTCACCCTGTCCATCCTGTGTCCGCCAGACGCCTGCATCGGCCTCTACTCTCTGAAGTTGAGAAGCGGCTCCAGTGCGTGCGAGAGCGCCGTAACCGTGCTCTTCAACCCCTGGTGTAAAG ATGATTGGGTGTTTCTGGCGAACGAAGCGGAGCGGCAGGAGTACGTCATGAACGAGCAGGGAACCGTGTATAAAGGAGTGGAAGATTACATCACCACTATGAGCTGGGACTTTGGTCAG TTTGAGGAGGATATCTTGAACATCTGCCTGAAGATGCTGGATTTGAACCCAAAGTGTCTGAAAGACGCCCCAGAGGATCATTCAGCGCGCTGCAACCCCATCTACGTCAGTCGAGTGGTCAGCGCTATG ATCAACGCAGACGATGATAAGGGAGTGCTGATGGGTAAGTGGGACGGGTCCTTCATCGGAGGCACACTTCCGTCCAACTGGAACAGCAGCGTGGACATCCTGAGACGCTGGTTCAAATACGACTGCCATCCCGTCAAATTCGGGCAGTGCTGGGTGTTTGCAGCGGTCATGTGCACTG CGTTGAGATGTCTGGGGATCCCGTGTCGCGTCGTCACTAACTTTGAGTCGGCTCACGACACGGACCAGAACCTCATTGTTGATGAATACTTCAGTGACTACGGCGTGAGACCCAAAGCGAACAAAGACAGTGTTTG GAATTACCACGTTTGGGTGGAGGGCTGGATGAGGCGTCCGGATCTCTCTCAGGACTCGTTCTACGACGGCTGGCAGGTTCTGGACCCGACGCCGCAGGAGAAGAGCTCAG GTACTTACTGCTGTGGTCCAGCGCCGGTCAGAGCCATCCTGGAGGGTCACACCGACGTCAAATACGACGTGCCCTTTGTGTTTGGAGAGGTCAACGCAGACAAAGTCACATGGCTGGTCATGGCCAACGGCTCCAAAAAGAAGATCCTATCAGACTCAAACATGGTAGGACAGAGCATCAGCACTAAAGCTGTGGGCAGCAACAACAGACAAGACATCACTCACCTGTACAAACACCAGGAAG GCTCTGAGAAGGAGAGAGCGGTGTACGACGAGGCCGTGAAGCGCGTGACGGACCTGAAGATCAGCGAGACGCCGCGTCCAAACGTCCACATGAAGGTGAGTCTGGAAGGAGCGCCGCTGAACGGAGCCGACATCGGACTCAAGCTGCTTCTGAAGAGCGACAACACCAAAGCGCAGGATCTGACGCTGAAGATGAGCGCTCAGGTCATGAGATACACAGGAAACCCAGCGGCCGGAGTCTGGAATCACACCACCGATGTTCAGCTGCAACCCAAATCAG agcaaacgaTTCCCTTCACGGTGCCGTTTTCCGCATACGGACCCAAACTGATGGACAACAACTGCATCAAAGTGTCAGTGATCGCCACGGATAAGAGCGACTCAAAGGAGGCCTATCTGGCGGAGAAAGACGTGGTTCCTCACAGTCCGACGCTGACGGTCACG GTGAGCGGGACTCCTATGCAGGACAGTGAGATGACGGCTGAGGTGGTGTTTGAGAATCCTCTGACCGCTCCGCTCAACAACTGCTCCATGACCCTCACCGGCAGCGGCCTGCTCAAACAAACAGAGCAATCCAA CGTGGTGGAGCTCGGTCCGGGACAGAGAATCACACTGAAGGTGACGTTCAAGCCCTACAGAATCGGACCAAAGAAACTGGTGGCCAACTTTGACAGCTCCACCTTTAGAGACATTAAATCCAGTGTGGACATCAACGTGCGACCCTCCACCTCACGCATGGCATTCCTCAGCTTTAGCAGATAG
- the tgm8 gene encoding protein-glutamine gamma-glutamyltransferase 2 isoform X1: MRAVRTLQYRNSASQDQAAVMKLDLQCVKNNTDHHTNEITVERLIVRRGQAFSLILSGERLDQNDIELTVETGPGACEQKGTLSSCSTKPQNCTSAAKGWSVKVLSGSWSSVTLSILCPPDACIGLYSLKLRSGSSACESAVTVLFNPWCKDDWVFLANEAERQEYVMNEQGTVYKGVEDYITTMSWDFGQFEEDILNICLKMLDLNPKCLKDAPEDHSARCNPIYVSRVVSAMINADDDKGVLMGKWDGSFIGGTLPSNWNSSVDILRRWFKYDCHPVKFGQCWVFAAVMCTALRCLGIPCRVVTNFESAHDTDQNLIVDEYFSDYGVRPKANKDSVWNYHVWVEGWMRRPDLSQDSFYDGWQVLDPTPQEKSSGTYCCGPAPVRAILEGHTDVKYDVPFVFGEVNADKVTWLVMANGSKKKILSDSNMVGQSISTKAVGSNNRQDITHLYKHQEGSEKERAVYDEAVKRVTDLKISETPRPNVHMKVSLEGAPLNGADIGLKLLLKSDNTKAQDLTLKMSAQVMRYTGNPAAGVWNHTTDVQLQPKSEQTIPFTVPFSAYGPKLMDNNCIKVSVIATDKSDSKEAYLAEKDVVPHSPTLTVTVSGTPMQDSEMTAEVVFENPLTAPLNNCSMTLTGSGLLKQTEQSNVVELGPGQRITLKVTFKPYRIGPKKLVANFDSSTFRDIKSSVDINVRPSTSRMAFLSFSR; this comes from the exons ATGAGAGCAGTACGGACTTTGCAGTATAGAAACTCTGCCAGCCAAGATCAAG CAGCTGTGATGAAATTGGATTTGCAATGTGTGAAGAACAACACCGATCACCACACCAATGAAATCACGGTGGAGCGTCTGATCGTGCGCAGAGGACAAGCCTTCAGTCTGATCCTGAGCGGCGAGCGATTAGATCAGAACGACATCGAGCTCACTGTGGAGACAg gTCCTGGTGCGTGTGAACAGAAGGGCACGCTCTCGTCCTGCAGCACAAAGCCACAAAACTGCACCAGCGCTGCTAAAGGCTGGAGTGTGAAGGTGTTGAGTGGCTCTTGGTCCTCCGTCACCCTGTCCATCCTGTGTCCGCCAGACGCCTGCATCGGCCTCTACTCTCTGAAGTTGAGAAGCGGCTCCAGTGCGTGCGAGAGCGCCGTAACCGTGCTCTTCAACCCCTGGTGTAAAG ATGATTGGGTGTTTCTGGCGAACGAAGCGGAGCGGCAGGAGTACGTCATGAACGAGCAGGGAACCGTGTATAAAGGAGTGGAAGATTACATCACCACTATGAGCTGGGACTTTGGTCAG TTTGAGGAGGATATCTTGAACATCTGCCTGAAGATGCTGGATTTGAACCCAAAGTGTCTGAAAGACGCCCCAGAGGATCATTCAGCGCGCTGCAACCCCATCTACGTCAGTCGAGTGGTCAGCGCTATG ATCAACGCAGACGATGATAAGGGAGTGCTGATGGGTAAGTGGGACGGGTCCTTCATCGGAGGCACACTTCCGTCCAACTGGAACAGCAGCGTGGACATCCTGAGACGCTGGTTCAAATACGACTGCCATCCCGTCAAATTCGGGCAGTGCTGGGTGTTTGCAGCGGTCATGTGCACTG CGTTGAGATGTCTGGGGATCCCGTGTCGCGTCGTCACTAACTTTGAGTCGGCTCACGACACGGACCAGAACCTCATTGTTGATGAATACTTCAGTGACTACGGCGTGAGACCCAAAGCGAACAAAGACAGTGTTTG GAATTACCACGTTTGGGTGGAGGGCTGGATGAGGCGTCCGGATCTCTCTCAGGACTCGTTCTACGACGGCTGGCAGGTTCTGGACCCGACGCCGCAGGAGAAGAGCTCAG GTACTTACTGCTGTGGTCCAGCGCCGGTCAGAGCCATCCTGGAGGGTCACACCGACGTCAAATACGACGTGCCCTTTGTGTTTGGAGAGGTCAACGCAGACAAAGTCACATGGCTGGTCATGGCCAACGGCTCCAAAAAGAAGATCCTATCAGACTCAAACATGGTAGGACAGAGCATCAGCACTAAAGCTGTGGGCAGCAACAACAGACAAGACATCACTCACCTGTACAAACACCAGGAAG GCTCTGAGAAGGAGAGAGCGGTGTACGACGAGGCCGTGAAGCGCGTGACGGACCTGAAGATCAGCGAGACGCCGCGTCCAAACGTCCACATGAAGGTGAGTCTGGAAGGAGCGCCGCTGAACGGAGCCGACATCGGACTCAAGCTGCTTCTGAAGAGCGACAACACCAAAGCGCAGGATCTGACGCTGAAGATGAGCGCTCAGGTCATGAGATACACAGGAAACCCAGCGGCCGGAGTCTGGAATCACACCACCGATGTTCAGCTGCAACCCAAATCAG agcaaacgaTTCCCTTCACGGTGCCGTTTTCCGCATACGGACCCAAACTGATGGACAACAACTGCATCAAAGTGTCAGTGATCGCCACGGATAAGAGCGACTCAAAGGAGGCCTATCTGGCGGAGAAAGACGTGGTTCCTCACAGTCCGACGCTGACGGTCACG GTGAGCGGGACTCCTATGCAGGACAGTGAGATGACGGCTGAGGTGGTGTTTGAGAATCCTCTGACCGCTCCGCTCAACAACTGCTCCATGACCCTCACCGGCAGCGGCCTGCTCAAACAAACAGAGCAATCCAA CGTGGTGGAGCTCGGTCCGGGACAGAGAATCACACTGAAGGTGACGTTCAAGCCCTACAGAATCGGACCAAAGAAACTGGTGGCCAACTTTGACAGCTCCACCTTTAGAGACATTAAATCCAGTGTGGACATCAACGTGCGACCCTCCACCTCACGCATGGCATTCCTCAGCTTTAGCAGATAG